aaaataattttcaaaaataataaaaataaatacattgtaaataaaaggggaaatcaaacagaagagtaataaataagggaaataatacaaagaaaaataaataaaggagcaaatttaaacaaaaatatcaatttatgtcacatttgatcaattaattaatggctacatttatttttaatattatttttgctacatttaatggcctatttgtttatttatcgagtcatttaatcatttatttttgattttggcaggttcggTCCTTTATGCTTTTTATGACACTTGTACTTCTCGTAAAATATAAAGTGTATATATTGTGCTTAAACCCTGTTCACACAGTTAACCTTCAGTGTGTCTCATGTGTTTTGAATACTTCAGAGTAGTTCCTCAAATGTTACTGTTGTTCATTTCAATAATAATTTGCCTACCACAGGATCTGAGTTTGTGAACCAGCTCTTTATATACTCACATTTCCTATTGCTTTGCTGATGAGAGCCAGCTCAGTGGGCTGGTACACCGAACCACGCAGCTGACCGGTGTAGCCGCTGTACGGAGACACAGGCTTGGCCGCTGTaatggacagacagagacaacaCACGTCATTTTATCTGTCACCATAAAAGCCCTCTGTTTGATATCTTATCGTTCCCTAGCAACCATCTCTTAAATCTTTATAAGACAATCACTTGAGACCACGAGGAACTGTCTGTCCTGTCTCTTGTTTGTGCTCTCAGTGGTGCATCCTGCAGAAACCCCCAGCAGGGAGATGGATGTGAGAGACGACGCTGTCACACTTTGCAGCTCCTAATGTCAAATATTTTTCCCTTGGATGAAACTGTTGCCACGCCTCAGTTGCCGTGGAGACAATGCAAACACAAGGCGTGATGTGTGTGGTGCAGGGTGAGGAGCGTGTAATACAGTAGCTAGGGATGCAGTTCGATTCTAGACACTCATTAACAGGAATGATTCACATCATTACCTCTGAATACCTGACTGACGCTCTGGGAAAGAGTCCCACTGCTGACGACTGTTATCGACTTCTTAGTCATCGTTGGTCACAATACGAGGGAAGAAGTTAACGATTTAGGGAGTTAACTGGGGAGTTCATGATTAAGTCAAATGTTGCTGCTCTGTATCGTAACCTCGGATATGAGCATTTTCATATCACACAACAGCAGCTGTGTTCAGCGTTTAGTGTTCATCAAGAAATGAAAACAAGCTTCAGTAAGGTGTAGAAAACAAACATATCTCAAGTTTAGGGAGAAAAAACAGAAGTTAGAGCTATGAAAGTTtgatttaacgccactaatttcttaagaACTTATgatatttaggttgtagtggctcagttttaaagctagagtgaagatactggtatcaaatgaaactaaaaacctgatgaatctattagtaccaaccatgtcatactagcttgtctaaaggaggctaaataacgctccaaacttgtgctacattttagcgaggaaaaactgtcatgtccattttcaaaggggtcccttgacctctgacctccagatcagtgaatgtaaatgggttctatgggtacccacgagtctcccctttacagacatgcccactttatgataatcgcatgcagtttggggcaagtcataatcaagtcagcacactgacacactgacagctgttgttgcctgttgggctgcagtttgccatgttatgatgtgagcatattgttttatgttaaatgcagtacctgtgagggtttctggatcaatatctgtcattgttttgtgttgttaattgatttccaataataaatatatacatacatttgcataaagcagcatattagtccactcccatgttgataagaggattaaatacttgactaatctccctttaaggtacattttgacatTGACAAAAGACAAGGGAGAGCACCCACAAGGAAAGGCGGGAGATAACGAGGACCAGGTGAAACtcatcagggcggggcagacaatcacacaggtgggaaacaaacaaaggcaggaagtaaaacaagACAACACACAGTAGAAGAGGACTTGATAATGTGAAGACTTTACTGCACAACATTCATTTTTATCTCATGTTGAACGCCAACGTTGAATCTATAAActaaaggtcctgacacaccaagctgacggtcggacagtttggggtcgtcggtgagcgtctgtcggtctagtgtttgcggtgtgtcccgcaccgtcggctctagtctgccctcGTCGGAGTGTTTTTTcgcggcggagctcgtcggtgagataaatcactctgattggctgttcagcttaaacgaatcagcgcacgagaagagaaacggatgtgagaaagcaagccaacaatcttcatctcatctgatcgttccaacacggatattttcacagcgacatgaacatctggaatgaagctaagtggtgagtgagagcggtgtgaaaatggtcggcagacgccgctttgtttcatgtatgtatcatatggtgccttcaaatgtggTCGCGTTTACCGTGTTTaagagaagagtccatatgaacgctcCTCTCATGTCGTATATACGACCTTGTAAGTTGaatgtttctgaaagctctgagtttacgagttgtgatgtgtttgttgacgAAAtagcggaggccatggaagtacattttttggtgcataataagtgaatatattgtaattttagttgtatatgtttttcttcgtaattttatatcacgtctgaggaaaatgttgatattcccaacggcctcatcttgtTCCTCTGttattatgtctttgcatttcttgcattatgttacccacttgcttgCTTGCTAACTCGTtatcctctgtggcttctagacgccgacagtaacgttaatattgccgttgctcagcagcggtgttctcacgacttaaccacttgaacgccacgcaCACTGTGtgcacgacttcccatgttgtaaacacaagctcaccagTTTCATTTGAATGCTCCAATAACAACTGCTTGTATATCCTCCGTCCtcgctcttcctgtttccctttctgaatgatgaacacagactaccgccgcctgccggtgtggagagttatttcctctcacgcaggtgcagaacgtacgtgctaactggccgtcggctgtcgtctttACGGtgtgttctagtgcaacatgttggccaagacaaaggcgacgtgaggagACTGAAATGTCGACCTTCGTAGATCTCTGATGTCACGTTGGTGGTGGGGCAGAAAGTGTGATTTCCTCCTGAAACGCTGCAGAGAATGAGTTCTCCCAGAATGGAAATAGCTGAATATAAATAGctagttactttccacctctACACCCTGGTGACACAAGCTGACAGAGTTTGTGAAAAGCACTGCAGGACATTAGCAGCCACACAACACCGACTACCTCATCATCTATGATTATCCTGAGAGGCGACACACTTCTGATCTCGGTGGCGTTTCTCCTGCATCGGATCCTGTTCGGCTCAGGACTCAGACGGCAGCGTATCACATTCTGTGGGCTCATCACGTAAATGCAAAACAACCTTTTGAGGACATTTTATTTTGCATGGTAATCGGTCTGTTCTGATGTTTTTGTGGGCTTGAAACTTTTCACTCATCTGCACAAGGTCACTCTGTATATTCTGTGATGAGCATATTATAATACCGACAAAGGACAGACTGTACGACTCAATGTTCCCAGACGTTCTCCCGACAAAACGGTGGCTCAACAAATATGATGCAAGCCGACGTTTTAATGAACTCCCAGTTTGACTATGAGTGATATGTAGTCAGGGAGGTAACTGTGTGACTAATGTGTCACATGCAAAGTGAATGTACTTTTGTTTAACACCTTGTTTACACACAGTTTGGTTTTGTGtataatgataatcacatgcagtttggggcaagtcatagtcaagtcagcacaatgacacactgacagctgttgttgcctgttgggctgcagtttgccatgttatgattggagcatattgttttatgctaaatgcagtacctgtgagggtttctggatcaatatctgtcattgttttgtgttgttaattgatttacaataataaatatatacatacatttgcataaagcagcatatttatccactcccatgttgataagagtattaaatacttgacaaatctccctttaaggttcatttgaacagataaaaaatgtttgatttatcCTCCTCcgcgacaagctagtctgacatggttggtaccgatggattcattagattttatagtttcatatgatgccagtatcttcactctagctttaaaactgagccgctacagcctaaaaatcgcaagtaaagaaattagtggcgttaaaacaaatttgcgttaacgcgttattattgtgttaactttgatagccctagttTTTGAGTTTTATTATGTCATCCTGCAGTGAAATTGTTGATATGTACAAGTGTTTAGTGCCCGAGTTGACAAAGTTTTTTAAGTAGTGTAATGACGATAGATTAAAGTCAACAAAAGAGCGATATATATCCTGCCTGTAGGCTCCACTAGGAGATGGATTACAAACCTGCCAGAGCCACATTTCAGGCCTACAGGTGGTGAGAGTTTGATACAACACAGAGAGTTTTACATCAACGTAAAGATGAAATAAACATCTGACTGTTCTCAGAGGAGCTTCAACGTGTCAGCAGGTTACCTACCTTGGTTGGGCTCGTCCATAGAGAAAGCTTTATTCTCCACGAACATGTTCTGGGAGCTCTGCTCCTTCAGGATCGTCTCGTAGCCGACTCCTCGGTTCGGGTACAGATCTTCCCCTAAGCTCTGCTGGCTTTCACCGTCACCCGTCAAAGTGCAGATGTCAGGAATGGTGTAGAGGATGAGGAACGCCCAAGCGTTCGCCACCAAGGCGATGGCCAAGGTGGGGTCGTCCCAGGTGGGCCCCCCTCTCCTCTCGTTCCCGTAGACGTACATGACGATCCACGCCACCCAGATCCCCACTGAGATCAGGCTGGTTAGAAGGATGAAGGCGCCCTCCTTCTTCCACTGATTGTGTTTTCCCGCCATGATGGCCAGACTCGCCACCACCACGGCCAGGATCAGGGTCATCACGTAGATCAGCGCCATGACGAAGTCCTTGTTGGCGATGTTGCAAGGCGTAGCCGTGGCTCTGCTAGCTTCGGCGGTGGCGTTGAGTGGCCCCTGTGGGTGGCGCACTATTGTGATGATCAGCCACTCGGTGTTGATGACCACCTCCACCAGCCACAGCCCCGCCGCCCCCAGACACAGGGCCCAGGCCCGCGGCCCGCTGTTCCGCCTGGCGAGGATGTTCAGCCTCACACACTGCATCAGGAGGCAGGCGAAGCAGCCGCCAAACAGCACCCCGAAGAGGAACCTCCGCGAGGCGCAGGTTGAGAAGTCCTTTCCTACGATGAAGGCGAAGGTCAGGCAGAAGAGGCCGGCGGTGCAGACCAGGAACCAGGCGTGGAGCGCCACCGAGCTCTTCCGGTTCTTGTCCTGCGTGAAGGGCACGCTGGCCAGCAGCGAGACGAAGAGCACGAAGGAGAAGACAACGCCGGCCGCCGCGATCGCCTCCAGCACGATGCCCCACGCGGCATTAAGGTCACACAGGTTGTAATAGAGGGAGTCCACGTTAGGGCCGCAACCCAGAGGGGTGTCGTTGGCAGCCATGGCGACCAGGAGAGTTGTTCTGTGATCCTGACCTGTTCAGACGGACAAGCGGGGAGAGTCTGAGAGACGCTGGATGTGTACAGATCTACACAAAGACTCAGATACGTCACCAATGCTGCGTTAGGATACTGCTGTCTACACCCGATTAAGCAAATATTACAGTTCAATGAGtcagtaaacacacagcatcACATGGGATTCAAACCTTTGTCACCATGTTTACACGGAAAATATGTAACAAGGAATTACTGGACTGTTGTTCCGAGGAGGAAAAGAATCAGAAAGCTGAGACCAAAAACATCCGAGGAATGTCAAACTATGTCCCAACTCTGACGTTAATCATTGATGGGATCTGTCCTCAAATATTGTTTCTGTACATTGCGTTTGAATCAATGAGGTGAAAGTGCAGTTTGTAGTTTAAATATCGAATCAAAAAGTCTCACATCACTGGGACTTTCATGATTATTTCTATTGAACAACATTCAATCGGAGGGTCTGTTTTGTGAATAAACATTTCACGGCAGGTTTCAGGTTATCTAATGGATAAATGAATAGATTACTAAATATTAAAGTGTTTTAATTGGTTATCTCCTAGTTTCACTAATAAAGACCAATAATGGTATGGGTTTGGAATAGTTTATTACGTATTGAGATGGAGGGGAGCAATGATGATGAAGGAGGATGAGGGATGAGGAACGTTTTGAACGGATAacaaatgtgagattaatttgtgattaatcgtgattaagtaTTGTAATCAATCACCCTAGTTTTAATTGATTATCTgcattattttagattttttaaggGGCATCAATCTCTTAAAGGAAACTTAAATCTTCAATCAAAGTGATGCTAGGCTTTTCACAATAACAGACACATTTATGAAACAGCCTTCTCGTCTTGGCTGCTTCCTTTTGTCCCCGTCAGATTGAATTACTCTGACTCGAGGACACGTCTCTGAGTCAAACTGATAGCAGAGTTCAGTCACGACAAGGATTTTTGTGGAACAAAGAAATCAACCTTGTCTGGTTCTCCGTGATGATGTTGGTCCCTTTGTGAGTGCTGTCAGTCCGCTGGTAGACGataa
The genomic region above belongs to Sebastes fasciatus isolate fSebFas1 chromosome 20, fSebFas1.pri, whole genome shotgun sequence and contains:
- the gprc5c gene encoding G-protein coupled receptor family C group 5 member C isoform X1, giving the protein MAANDTPLGCGPNVDSLYYNLCDLNAAWGIVLEAIAAAGVVFSFVLFVSLLASVPFTQDKNRKSSVALHAWFLVCTAGLFCLTFAFIVGKDFSTCASRRFLFGVLFGGCFACLLMQCVRLNILARRNSGPRAWALCLGAAGLWLVEVVINTEWLIITIVRHPQGPLNATAEASRATATPCNIANKDFVMALIYVMTLILAVVVASLAIMAGKHNQWKKEGAFILLTSLISVGIWVAWIVMYVYGNERRGGPTWDDPTLAIALVANAWAFLILYTIPDICTLTGDGESQQSLGEDLYPNRGVGYETILKEQSSQNMFVENKAFSMDEPNQAAKPVSPYSGYTGQLRGSVYQPTELALISKAIGNHPPDVSYDMIIPRASANSAANSGTSTPSTHAETGNGAHTQTNGNSGNGLHRTSQW
- the gprc5c gene encoding G-protein coupled receptor family C group 5 member C isoform X2, whose translation is MAANDTPLGCGPNVDSLYYNLCDLNAAWGIVLEAIAAAGVVFSFVLFVSLLASVPFTQDKNRKSSVALHAWFLVCTAGLFCLTFAFIVGKDFSTCASRRFLFGVLFGGCFACLLMQCVRLNILARRNSGPRAWALCLGAAGLWLVEVVINTEWLIITIVRHPQGPLNATAEASRATATPCNIANKDFVMALIYVMTLILAVVVASLAIMAGKHNQWKKEGAFILLTSLISVGIWVAWIVMYVYGNERRGGPTWDDPTLAIALVANAWAFLILYTIPDICTLTGDGESQQSLGEDLYPNRGVGYETILKEQSSQNMFVENKAFSMDEPNQAAKPVSPYSGYTGQLRGSVYQPTELALISKAIGNGNGLHRTSQW